A genomic stretch from Lathyrus oleraceus cultivar Zhongwan6 chromosome 2, CAAS_Psat_ZW6_1.0, whole genome shotgun sequence includes:
- the LOC127122700 gene encoding uncharacterized protein LOC127122700: MENLKMTTSMRHTFTLKYKEPKLDSLKGLISDLSLSKRDEFGKNYGKILSLLNKKVDYGIIVSLAQYYDPPLRCFTFVDFHLAPTLEEVERIVGLKLKDFNPFPKLEEDMGPKKIASALSINVPTVQDNWVEKGGCEGFAARFLEDLALKFKKSGNWNALYAVLALLIHGIVLFPNVEKFVDQVAIEVFLSGNPVPFLLVDIYYAFHTRHEKRGGTLLCCAPLLYTWFMQHIPEEGPFVAKELKSPQKLASLTVSSIRWYIREWETPDIIVSCAEFPNVPLLGTKGCINYNPMLSRLQHGYSIDGPPDAKDLQPFVLSDIQASNPDVRAVRKA; this comes from the coding sequence ATGgagaacttgaaaatgacaactTCAATGAGACACACTTTCACGcttaagtacaaggaacctaagTTGGACAGTCTGAAGGGTTTGATCTCTGATTTGTCTCTCAGCAAACGTGATGAGTTCGGAAAAAACTATGGGAAAATTTTGAGCCTTCTAAATAAGAAAGTTGACTACGGAATTATCGTCTCTCTGGCACAATATTATGATCCACCTCTGCGTTGTTTCACATTCGTTGATTTCCATctagctcctactttggaagaagttGAGAGAATCGTGGGTCTCAAATTGAAAGATTTTAATCCATTTCCAAAGCTCGAAGAAGATATGGGCCCAAAGAAGATAGCTTCAGCCCTAAGTATCAATGTCCCGACTGTTCAAGACAATTGGGTTGAAAAAGGGGGTTGCGAAGGTTTTGCCGCGAGGTTTTTGGAAGATTTAGCTCTAAAGTTCAAGAAAAGTGGAAATTGGAATGCATTATATGCTGTGTTGGCTTTATTGATCCATGGGATTGTGCTCTTCccaaatgttgaaaaatttgtggatcAAGTAGCCATAGAAGTCTTTCTCTCTGGCAATCCAGTACCATTTCTCTTAGTTGACATTTACTATGCCTTTCACACTCGACACGAAAAGAGGGGTGGAACTTTGTTGTGTTGCGCTCCTTTGCTTTACACTTGGTTCATGCAACACATAcccgaagaaggtccttttgtGGCAAAAGAACTTAAGTCTCCTCAAAAATTAGCTTCTCTCACCGTAAGTTCCATCAGATGGTATATCCGAGAGTGGGAAACCCCGGACATTATAGTCAGCTGTGCggaatttcctaatgtacctTTGTTGGGtaccaagggttgcatcaactataaccctaTGTTATCTCGATTGCAACACGGTTACTCTATAGATGGTCCTCCTGACGCAAAGGACTTACAGCCATTTGTGCTCTctgacatccaagcaagcaatcctgATGTAAGAGCAGTACGAAAGGCTTAG